TACAGAGGCAAACGAACTACTTCAACAACCTACCAAAATACATGCTGGCATACTTATTTCTAAAGTGTTTACAAATCGTTCTATGCAAGAAATCGCAAAGCTATCCGCTATTATTACAGAACAACAAGAGCATGCCATTACATATTTCGTTATTGAAAACGAGGACAAATTACAATGCATCCTCGCTTGTGGAAAAACAGTCACACTCGATATGAATGCTCTTTTAAAAGAGGCACTTCCTACAATTGAAGGAAAAGGTGGCGGAAATAAAAAGAGTGCTCGCGGCGGTGGGAAAGCGATGATGAGCGGGGATGAGTTTTTAAATCAACTTATTTCTTCTTTACAGTCAGCAGTCTAAAACCTGTTTATGAAGGATAGCTAACGGCTATCCTTCCACTATATTTATAGGCCTATATTTCGTTTTAACCCTTGATAACTCCCTGCATTTAGAAAACCTTCACTTATAAGAGAGATAAAAGTTTCCGAAAAACCATACTGACTTAAATCTTTAATCGGTATCATTTGCACATCATAAATCGGATTATAATCAAACTCGTTAGAAGGTAGCGTAATTTCACCTTCAATCCTTTCAAGCAAAAACGTTATATGTAATAAAGACGGGCGTGCATCTGGTTTATCACAAACATAGAGTAGCTTCTGAATATTAACTTCTAACCCTGTCTCTTCTCTCATTTCTCGAATCATTGCTTCCTCTAACGTTTCGCCATTCTCTACTCTTCCTCCAGGTAAAGACCAATTCCGATTAGCAACTTTTTGCTTTACTAGCAATACTTTTTCATCTTCAATTAAAATTCCAGTAACACGAACTTGCATTACATTTTCCATATACAATCTCCTCTTTCTATTAAATTTACAAATAAATCCTTCCACAAAAGGAACGTATGTTTTATAATTAAAGAAAATTATGGAAGAAAGAAGTTGTTACATTCATGCGTCCATCTTTAACAAAGTCTATATCACTTGAAGATTTCCAAAACTATTATTGGTTAAAAGCAGAACTTCAAACATTTTGTCGTAAGAATGGTTTACCAGCTAGTGGCTCTAAGATTGAAATAACCGAGCGTATCTCACATTATTTACATACTGGTAAAATATTAAAAAACAGCTCTGGTCCAAAAGCGAGTAAAACTTCTCTCTCTTATAAAGACCTTTCTCTTCAAACTGTTATCACTGAAAATCACCGCTGTAGCGAAGAGGTTCGGGCCTTTTTCAAAGAAAAAATTGGAGCAAACTTCCGCTTTACAGTAGCTCTTCAAAAATTTTTCAAAGAGAATATTGGAAAAACATATGAAGACGCGGTAGCTTTTTGGCATGAAGAAAACGAACGAAAAAAAGACCCTACATACAAAACAACGATCAGTGCACAATTTGAATACAATCGCTTTACTCGTGACTTTTTCGAAGATCCAAATAATAAAGGAAAATCAAAAGCTGATGCTATCGCTGCTTGGAATGAAATAAAAGCAAAACCTGGTAGCAATGCTTATGTTCCTCAGAAAGTAGAAAACTAGTTCCTTTCTAGTCTTCTACTTTCTCAAATAATAGTGCAAGACCTACCCCGCCCCCTATTCCTAACGTTGCGATTCCATATTTCATACGCTCTCGTTTCGCCTGATAAAACAAGCGCGTTACAAGCATAGCCCCAGATGCACCGTACGGATGACCAAGCGCAATTGCCCCACCATTTACATTTAATTTTCCGAAAGGAATTTGTAACTCCTTTGCACAAGCTACAACTTTTGAGGCAAATGCTTCATTTATTTCAAAATAATCGATGTCCTCTACTTTCATATTCCTTTCGTTTAATAATTTGTTCACCGCAAATATCGGACCAGTCCCCGGAAGGTTAGGATCCACTCCAACTACAGCACTACGAACGAAACGAAGTACAGGCTTGTATCCTAATTTTCGGGCTTGTCCCTCTTCCATTACAAGAACGGCACATGCTCCATCATTTACACCGCACGAATTACCTGCCGTTACTGTACCATTGTGTAAAAATGCAGGTTTTGTTCTTTTAATGATTCGTTCATAATTCATTTCTGGCTTAATGGATTCATCTAGCAATCCATTAAAAGACAATATTTCCTCATGTATATATCCTTTTGCTAATGCTTGCAGTGTTCGTTTATAACTGAGGCATGCATACTCGTCTTGCATTTCTCTCGTGATGTTATAACTTTCTGCAACATACTCAGCCGCTACTCCCATATTAGGATCGCCAATTGTTTCTGGTGAAAATCGCGCCCTATTTTGAAAAGGTGACGTACTTGTACTCTCTACTCCTCCGGCGATATAACACTTACCGCCCCCGCCTTGAATGAAATGACATGCGGTGCGAATCGCTTCCAATCCGGCACCACATTGTCGGTCAATCGTTACACCCGGAATATGATGACCAAGCCCTGCTTCTAAAGCAGATAATCTCGCAACATTCCCTCCTGGCCCAACAACATTCCCTAATATGACATCGTCTATCGCTCTCTCCATTCCTTTACTTAAAAATGTAAGAAGCGGTGCTGCTAATTGCTGAACTTCATAGTCTTTTAACATCCCATTCTTCTTACCAATAGGTGTCCTTTTCGCTTCTACAATAACTGCTCTATTCATATATTTTCTCCTGATTTTCAATGATACTCTTTGCTTCCATACGAGCGATTTTCCCGCTATTTGTATACGGTATTTCATCTACAAAATACCATTCTTTCGGTATTTTAAAAGAGGATAATCTTTGTAAGCAAAAACGCTTTAATTGTTGCCTCGTAGCACTTCCTTTTACAATCGCGACAGGTTTTTCACCCCAGTAACTATCTTCCACACCAATTACAACTATTTCATCAACAGCTGGATGTTCATGTAATACGCTTTCTATTTCTTCTGGGAAAATATTAATTCCTCCAAATAAAATCATATTCTTCTCTCTACCGATAATATAAATAAATCCTTCTTCATCTTCATAACCTACATCTCGCACTGTCATCCAGCCATCTGCATTCAACTCCCGTGCTAAAACACCATCTATTATGTATCCCATAAAAAACTGATCACTTTTCACATAAACAGTTCCTATCTCACCTTTCTGTACTTCTTTTCCTGCCTCATTACATACTCGAACTTGCACATTGTGACAAGGTTTCCCTACTGAATTTGGCCTTCTTTCGCTCTCTTCATCAACTAATGCTGTTACAAAACTCAGTTCCGATGCACCATAAAATTCATATCTTTTCGCATAAGGAAAGATATTCTTTATTTTTTCTTTCGCTCCAGCTTCCCATTTCGCCCCTGACGAAATAATTTTCATTTTATTTTCTATCACTCTATTTTCTTTATATGGAGATTCAAGCATTGTCGGAACTGTATACATAACTGATATATTTTCAGTTTCTAACTGATCTAATACTTGATTTGGAATGAACTTTCTCATAATGTGAACCGTTTGTCCTACATATAATGCGCTTATTGCCCCGTATAAGAAAAGAGAATGAACAAGCGTCCCAGCTATTAAAATCGAATCCTCTCTTTTCATATGAAAATCATGTACATTACAATCAAAACTATGAAGCCACGATTGTTGCGCACGTAAAAACGCTTTTGCTTTTCCAGTCGATCCTGATGTGAATCCCATATAAAAAGGAGCATTTTGTACATTTTCTATAGGGAAATATGTAGGAAGATATTTCTCAATCATCCTTTTCCACTCATCAATTTCAATTACTCTTCCTTCTTCATTCGGTAAATCATTTAACTTATATCTCTCTGTCACAATCATATCCGGATTACTAATTGCAATTCTTTCTTTGAGCTCATCTTGTTTCCACTTTATATCTAGTGGCACACAAACCCATCCGGCCATAGCAGCACCCGCGAATAGTTGTAAAAACTCTATACGATTTTCTAATACAATCGCTATCGTTTTATTCTTCGATTCTTTTTCATTCAACCATTTTGCTACTTTATACACTGACTCAAACCACTCTTTATATGTTAAAACTCGATCATTTTCCTTTATTGCTATTTTATTCGGTTGTAAAGAGGCATGTTTTTTATATTCTTTTGTTATTCCCATATGAGATGTCCTTTCTTTACAAAATACTAAAAAGAAACACGCAATAAACGTGTTTCTTCTCTTTCTTATCCCGCATTTGTATATTTCCCATTCTTTAGAGCAGGCGTAATAATATGTTTCAATGAACGATGTAATTTCGTTACAAGAATCGCTGCAATAATAGCTTTTATGCAATCTCCTGGTAAAAACACAGCACTCACTTTCATCGTCTCCCACACGGAAACACCCATTAAGAAAGCTTGTACAGTAATACCAAATACATAAACTACGAAAATACCACCAATTATATTAATGCATAATACTTTTATAATAGAAACTTCACGTAGATGCTCAATTAAGTAACCAATGACAAATGCTCCAACGATATAACCAAGTAAATATCCTGCACTTGGCCCAACAAATACGCCAAAGCCACCACGTCCACCAGCAAGTAATGGCGCTCCAACTCCTACAATAAGTAAAAAAATAAGCTGGCTTAATGCACCAAGACGTGATCCTAACAATCCACCAGCAAGCATAACACCAAGTGATTGTAATGTAATTGGAACTGGTGTAATAGAAAGAGCAATTGGAGGTATTAACCCTAACACTCCCATAATAGAACTAAATAAAGCGACGAAAACTAAGTTTTTTGTATTCATATTTACTTCTCCTATTTGTAAACTTAAAATGGTTTTTAGGTAACATATTATAGGAGATATATTATCTTTCTATTTAGCTTTTGTCAACTCGTTTTCTTTATTAGTTTACAAATATAAATTCAATTATTTTTCTTTATGCAAATGCTCGAGTTCTTTCCGAAGCGCCTGCTTTAAAAACTTCCCAACAGATGTTT
This genomic window from Bacillus anthracis str. Vollum contains:
- a CDS encoding NUDIX hydrolase, with protein sequence MENVMQVRVTGILIEDEKVLLVKQKVANRNWSLPGGRVENGETLEEAMIREMREETGLEVNIQKLLYVCDKPDARPSLLHITFLLERIEGEITLPSNEFDYNPIYDVQMIPIKDLSQYGFSETFISLISEGFLNAGSYQGLKRNIGL
- a CDS encoding DUF6434 domain-containing protein codes for the protein MRPSLTKSISLEDFQNYYWLKAELQTFCRKNGLPASGSKIEITERISHYLHTGKILKNSSGPKASKTSLSYKDLSLQTVITENHRCSEEVRAFFKEKIGANFRFTVALQKFFKENIGKTYEDAVAFWHEENERKKDPTYKTTISAQFEYNRFTRDFFEDPNNKGKSKADAIAAWNEIKAKPGSNAYVPQKVEN
- a CDS encoding acetyl-CoA C-acyltransferase; amino-acid sequence: MNRAVIVEAKRTPIGKKNGMLKDYEVQQLAAPLLTFLSKGMERAIDDVILGNVVGPGGNVARLSALEAGLGHHIPGVTIDRQCGAGLEAIRTACHFIQGGGGKCYIAGGVESTSTSPFQNRARFSPETIGDPNMGVAAEYVAESYNITREMQDEYACLSYKRTLQALAKGYIHEEILSFNGLLDESIKPEMNYERIIKRTKPAFLHNGTVTAGNSCGVNDGACAVLVMEEGQARKLGYKPVLRFVRSAVVGVDPNLPGTGPIFAVNKLLNERNMKVEDIDYFEINEAFASKVVACAKELQIPFGKLNVNGGAIALGHPYGASGAMLVTRLFYQAKRERMKYGIATLGIGGGVGLALLFEKVED
- a CDS encoding acyl-CoA synthetase; its protein translation is MGITKEYKKHASLQPNKIAIKENDRVLTYKEWFESVYKVAKWLNEKESKNKTIAIVLENRIEFLQLFAGAAMAGWVCVPLDIKWKQDELKERIAISNPDMIVTERYKLNDLPNEEGRVIEIDEWKRMIEKYLPTYFPIENVQNAPFYMGFTSGSTGKAKAFLRAQQSWLHSFDCNVHDFHMKREDSILIAGTLVHSLFLYGAISALYVGQTVHIMRKFIPNQVLDQLETENISVMYTVPTMLESPYKENRVIENKMKIISSGAKWEAGAKEKIKNIFPYAKRYEFYGASELSFVTALVDEESERRPNSVGKPCHNVQVRVCNEAGKEVQKGEIGTVYVKSDQFFMGYIIDGVLARELNADGWMTVRDVGYEDEEGFIYIIGREKNMILFGGINIFPEEIESVLHEHPAVDEIVVIGVEDSYWGEKPVAIVKGSATRQQLKRFCLQRLSSFKIPKEWYFVDEIPYTNSGKIARMEAKSIIENQEKIYE
- a CDS encoding biotin transporter BioY; translated protein: MNTKNLVFVALFSSIMGVLGLIPPIALSITPVPITLQSLGVMLAGGLLGSRLGALSQLIFLLIVGVGAPLLAGGRGGFGVFVGPSAGYLLGYIVGAFVIGYLIEHLREVSIIKVLCINIIGGIFVVYVFGITVQAFLMGVSVWETMKVSAVFLPGDCIKAIIAAILVTKLHRSLKHIITPALKNGKYTNAG